From Armatimonadota bacterium:
AAGCGCTTGGAGTTCGCAAAACTCCGCGTGATACCAGAAAATGCCGGAGAAAGCCAGAGCTAGCATTACACATGCTGCTGCTCCGTCGTCGAGACGAAGTAGCTTCGCTATCCAGAAGGCTATGGCCACTGCTGCCACCATGCACAGCGCGGCTAGAACGTTGAGGCACAGTGCGAGGGGCAAGTCGACAACCTGTGCAAGCTGGGCGAAGGGATACGCGAGGACGTAGTATCCGATGTGGACAGTGCGGACGCCGAACTCTCCCTTGCGAATGAGCGCGGCGTAATCCGCCGCATCTCCCACCGGAGGCAAAGCCGGAAACACAAACACAGCGTAGACAAGAGCCACTCCGCCGACGCAGATCCACAGCCACTTGGGAAGATTGCCCAGGCGCTTCCGGGCAGCCGCAGGTGCTGGTGTCTGTAGTTTCATGTTAGCCGGATCCACGCGGCGGAGTTGGCCCCTGGCGCGGCACGGTGGGCTCCGTGGGCGTTCGACCTACTCTGAGGGATAGCCACGAGTACGGTACCGCCGCGGCCCTGCACGCTCGGAGGGTTGCCAGGCCGCCGCGCGGCGGCCGAGCAGCGCCTGCACCAGGCCGACCGCCATGGCGGCGTTGGCAAGCGTGAGCGAGAATGGAACGCTCACCCAGGCCGGCGAGCGCGGCCGCGCCGACCGCAACCATCCAGCCAGCGCAAGGCAATAGAAGACCCCCTGCAGGAACCCAAAGCCCGCGTAGATTAGGTGAACGCGCGCCAGCGCCAGGCTGGTGACCAGTACGACCGCCCACCACAGGGGCGTTAGCCAGCGCGCCATCTTGTGGCTGATAAGCGCCCATGCGACCTGGGGGAAGCGGAAGGGGTTGAGTAGTCGGCGGTGCTTCCACAATGCTACGGCGCCTCCGATCTGGATGCGGACGCGCCGCCGAAACTCGGCCCTGGCGGACAGGGTGGTCGGTATCAAGGCGCGAGCGGCCGGCTCGCTCACCACGCGTTTTCCGCTGAGCACCACCGACAGCGGCACCGCAAAATCCTCGATCAGCTCAGCGCCGACCTGCGCCCTCAGGCTGCGCCGCACAGCGTAGAAGCAGCCGCTGGCGCCTACCATCGAGCCGACCGCCGTCTCCAGTCGGCGCACCCACATGTCGTAGCGCACATAGAGGTTTTCCCCCTGTGCGGCAGGGTGACTGATCGAGATCACACTGACGTCCTCGCCGCTCACCAGTCCCACTTGCGGGTCGGCGAAGGGACGGACGATCGCTCCCAGAGCGTCGCGCGCCAGCAGGGCGCTGGCATCGGACAGCACCACAACGTCGCCCTTGGCTTGCGCGATGGCCATGGTCTGCGCCGCCGTCTTACCGACCCGGTGAGGGCTGCGCACCAGCCGCACGCCCTGGCCTGCATAGCGAGCAACAATGGACTCGGTCTCGTCGGTCGAGGCATCGGAGGCCACCAGCACCTCCAGCCGGTCTGCCGGGTAGTCCAGAAACAGGCTGTTGTCGAGCTTGCCGGCGATACTTACCGCCTCGTTGTGCGCGGTGATGATGAGCGACACCGACGGAGTGATATCGGCCTTCTGCACCGGCCGGGGGCGAAGGCGCGCCAGCGCCGCCAGCACCAGGGGATAGACAGCGTAGGCATAGGCCATCGCCGCCATCGCCAGCCAGAAGGCCCAGACCGCTATGTCGTTCGCGCTCAGTCGATGCCTCCTCGATCAGAGCGTCGCGCCGCGGTGCAGAGGCCGCCGCGGGATGGATGTCGCGCCTCGCGCAGCCTTCATGGCATGTGCGCGATGATCCTAGGACCCAGCAGGTTAGTGAGACCCACCGGCAGCCGCCTCCACAGGGTCGCTGCCAGGCGCAGGCCCCGGTCCTCGGCGAAAGCTGACGGGGCCTTGACGCCGTCCCGGCAGTAGTAATGCCAGTAGAGCTGGAGGGCGCGCGCCCCCCACTTGAGCTTGAACCGGTAGGGCCCCGAATCGATTGTGGAGCGACCGAAGTCAAATCGCCGGCAACCGGCGTCACACGCCATCTTCACCGCCTGCCAGTACAGCAGGTCATTGGGGGCGAGACTGAAGTACCGGCGCCAGGCTGACACCCACGGGACGTACGCGGTGGAACCGATGCGCAGCCACACCGCGCCGGCCACCGCGGTCTGATCGCGCCAGACCGTAATCAGCCGGGCGCGCTCGCCGAAGTGCCGGAAGGTATTAGAGAACAGTCTGGGCGGAGGTGCCGGAGATCCCAGGTCGCGCATGTTGCGGGCATGCACCCGGTGAAACGCATCGAGCTGCTCGCCATCATCCCACTTCACCGTCAGGCCGCCCTTGCGCGCTTTTCGCACGCGGTTCCTGACCACCGAGGGCAGGCCTTTCCACACCGACTCCGCATCCTGGGCCAGGTCGAGCACGAGCTTGGCCTTGTCCGTCCTGGTGGGCACGCCGCCGCCGGCCTGCTCGAGCATGCGCATCTCGACATACGCCGCCGATTCCTTTTCGCCCAGTCGCTTGGCGGCCTCCAGCAAATGGGCCCGATGTGCGAGCGAAGCCGCGAGCGGCCCGCCGCAATCCAGGAACGGCATCGACAGGAGACAACGTCCCATGCGCCACACCTGGACCGAAAACAGCGGCAGCACCCCCGCCATGCCCCCATCGTCCTCCAGCACCAGGTAGCGCTGCCCGTAGCCGTAGGTATCCGCAAAGATGCGCTGCCAGGCGATGTCATGCTCCAGGCAGGCGTCCCCGTGCTGGTTGACGAACTCCTGCCAGGCGCTGTCGTCACTGCTCTGGTGTAGCTTCACTCTCACCGCAGGCTATCCACCATCGTGCGGGAATCACCACTGCTTGCGCACGCACGCCGGCGGCCGGCCGTTCCCAGCAGCGCCTCCTCCAGCACGGCCGCATCCGTTTCCCAGTTGTACCGCCCCTCGGCGGCCCGTCTCCCGGCTGCTCCGCAGGCTGCGCGTGCGGCGGGATCGGCAAAGCGGGCAATCGCCGCCGCCATCGCGTCCACCGAACCGGCTGCAAACACCAGCCCTGCGCCGGTCTCCTCCATGATCCGGTTCGCCGGCTTCGCGTCGGAACACACCACAGGAAGACCCAGGTTCATGTACTCGAACATCTTGTTGCTAATGGTCGTATCGTTGTGTTCATTCGGCGGAAACGGACAGATGCCGACATCCGCCTGCGACAGAAGCCCAAAGGCCTGCGCCTGGGGCATCCAGCCCAAAAACTCGACCACCTCCTCAATGCCCAGCTCCCTGGCGAGCCGCCGCAGGCGCCGTTCTTGCTGCGGTTTGCCGCGCCCCACAATCCGCAGGCGCACGCGCAGTCCCCGTTCGCGCGCGTTCGCCACCGCATGCAGCGCCGTGTCGAGGCCGAGGCTCTGGTGAACCCCGCCGAGGTACGCGAGCAGCAGCGAATCCTGCCGTCGGGCGCGCGGCTTCGCGGGGAGCGACTCGCGCGGCAGTAGCCGGGGCGTGTTCATCACCACACTGATGCGCGCCGGATCAACTCCCAGCTTGGTCACCAGGCGGTCCCTCATTTCCTGCACCACGACCAGCACGTGATCGGCGCGGGCCACCGCCAGACGCTCGACGATGCGCGATCCCGCGGGGTGGCGAAGGAGCGCGTTCTGCAAATTCCATCCCTCCCGCTCCCGCCATTCGCGCAGCAGGCTGGGCCAGTTCTCCGCCAGGTCGAGCACGACCGGGACGCGGGCGGAATGTCCGGCCGCGATGGCCGCCGGCGCCACGTGGAGATCGCGAACCACCAGCAGGTTGAACGATTGGCGCGCCAGCAGCGCTCGTGTCGCGCAAAACCACAGCGGGTTGAACGGAGACGGCAGGCCCACGGCGAGCTGCACGGGCCCGGCCCAGGCTGGCAAGCGGCGCAGGCGATGTATGACGACCCCGTGGCTGCACTCAAGGCTAGGGCGACGATCGTGGTTGGCGCAAAGCAAGTGCACCTCGTGCCCTCGCTCGTGCAACGAGGTGACCATCTTTTCGATGCGCACCTCCCACGGATACGTGCTGGCATACAGCCACAGGATTCTCATATTGCTTGTGGCCCGGCGATCATCGGGCTCTGGGGCGGCCCCGGCGGATCGCGCGAGACTGCCGCTGCTTACGCGCTCGTTCATGGTGAACCCGCCAATAGCGGGAGGCGCCGATGCACCACGTCATTGTACAGCGCCTCCAGCTTGCGGGACTGCGCCTCGAAGCCAAAGTGGCGTTCCACGCGTTCCCGGCCGGCCTCGCCCATCCGCTGCCGCTCGTGCGGGGCCGCCCGAAGCAGCTCCGACAGGGCTTCGGCAAGCGCGCGCGGGCTTGCAGGCGCCACCAGCATCCCGGTCTCGCCATCCACCACCAGCTCCGGCACTCCTCCCACCGCCGTCGCCACCACCGGCAGGCCCATCGCCATGGCCTCCATCACGGCGCTGGGCAGGCCCTCCGTGAGCGAGGGCAGGGCAAAGGCGTCGGCCTCTCTCAGCAGCGCTG
This genomic window contains:
- a CDS encoding glycosyltransferase family 2 protein → MAYAYAVYPLVLAALARLRPRPVQKADITPSVSLIITAHNEAVSIAGKLDNSLFLDYPADRLEVLVASDASTDETESIVARYAGQGVRLVRSPHRVGKTAAQTMAIAQAKGDVVVLSDASALLARDALGAIVRPFADPQVGLVSGEDVSVISISHPAAQGENLYVRYDMWVRRLETAVGSMVGASGCFYAVRRSLRAQVGAELIEDFAVPLSVVLSGKRVVSEPAARALIPTTLSARAEFRRRVRIQIGGAVALWKHRRLLNPFRFPQVAWALISHKMARWLTPLWWAVVLVTSLALARVHLIYAGFGFLQGVFYCLALAGWLRSARPRSPAWVSVPFSLTLANAAMAVGLVQALLGRRAAAWQPSERAGPRRYRTRGYPSE
- a CDS encoding FemAB family XrtA/PEP-CTERM system-associated protein, which translates into the protein MRVKLHQSSDDSAWQEFVNQHGDACLEHDIAWQRIFADTYGYGQRYLVLEDDGGMAGVLPLFSVQVWRMGRCLLSMPFLDCGGPLAASLAHRAHLLEAAKRLGEKESAAYVEMRMLEQAGGGVPTRTDKAKLVLDLAQDAESVWKGLPSVVRNRVRKARKGGLTVKWDDGEQLDAFHRVHARNMRDLGSPAPPPRLFSNTFRHFGERARLITVWRDQTAVAGAVWLRIGSTAYVPWVSAWRRYFSLAPNDLLYWQAVKMACDAGCRRFDFGRSTIDSGPYRFKLKWGARALQLYWHYYCRDGVKAPSAFAEDRGLRLAATLWRRLPVGLTNLLGPRIIAHMP
- a CDS encoding glycosyltransferase produces the protein MRIEKMVTSLHERGHEVHLLCANHDRRPSLECSHGVVIHRLRRLPAWAGPVQLAVGLPSPFNPLWFCATRALLARQSFNLLVVRDLHVAPAAIAAGHSARVPVVLDLAENWPSLLREWREREGWNLQNALLRHPAGSRIVERLAVARADHVLVVVQEMRDRLVTKLGVDPARISVVMNTPRLLPRESLPAKPRARRQDSLLLAYLGGVHQSLGLDTALHAVANARERGLRVRLRIVGRGKPQQERRLRRLARELGIEEVVEFLGWMPQAQAFGLLSQADVGICPFPPNEHNDTTISNKMFEYMNLGLPVVCSDAKPANRIMEETGAGLVFAAGSVDAMAAAIARFADPAARAACGAAGRRAAEGRYNWETDAAVLEEALLGTAGRRRACASSGDSRTMVDSLR